One Methanococcus aeolicus Nankai-3 DNA segment encodes these proteins:
- a CDS encoding glycosyltransferase family 4 protein → MRIAMIIEAWKPIWGGGQAVAYEIGKRLSKDYDVKIDLFVMNLVGYEGEKIEQINENFRIIHVGKKRNWCFKDRIIWIFELMKEILNYHKKEKYDLIYAHANLPGFLGKILSILLGVPIVYHVHGSGIETIKKMYGKGLKSKFLYIMEVFLQRIIKYDVEITVDRKFLQYKNINRPIYIPNGVDLKKFENINAKKEDKFFKILFVGRLHPQKGLMYLVDAVSLIKNELPRKVRFVIVGEGDEKNNLINKIRYLGLEDLFVFKGRMFGDDLSREYESSHLFILPSLYEGFPLTVLEAWACKLPVLATSVGELSYIIKEDHNGWLVDPGNCHELAEKLKYILQLSQKKVDEIGLNGYYLVKKEYCWDIVVDKIIRVIKNVA, encoded by the coding sequence ATGAGAATAGCAATGATTATAGAAGCATGGAAACCTATTTGGGGCGGCGGGCAAGCTGTTGCTTATGAAATAGGAAAAAGGTTAAGCAAAGATTATGATGTCAAAATTGATTTATTTGTTATGAACCTTGTTGGATATGAAGGGGAGAAAATAGAGCAAATAAATGAAAATTTTAGGATCATTCATGTTGGCAAAAAAAGGAATTGGTGTTTTAAGGATAGAATAATATGGATTTTTGAATTGATGAAAGAAATTTTGAATTACCATAAAAAGGAAAAGTATGATTTGATTTATGCTCATGCGAATCTTCCCGGATTTCTTGGAAAAATATTAAGTATTTTATTAGGAGTTCCCATTGTTTATCATGTTCATGGAAGTGGTATAGAAACTATAAAAAAAATGTATGGCAAAGGTTTAAAAAGCAAATTTTTATATATAATGGAAGTTTTTCTACAACGAATTATTAAATATGATGTGGAAATAACAGTAGATAGAAAATTCCTACAATATAAAAACATAAATAGGCCAATTTATATTCCAAATGGTGTGGATTTAAAAAAATTTGAAAACATAAATGCAAAAAAAGAGGATAAATTTTTTAAAATTCTTTTTGTTGGTAGGTTACATCCTCAAAAAGGTTTAATGTATCTTGTCGATGCAGTAAGTTTAATTAAGAATGAATTACCAAGAAAGGTGAGATTTGTTATTGTTGGAGAGGGTGATGAAAAAAATAATCTAATAAATAAAATAAGGTATTTGGGATTAGAAGATTTATTTGTGTTTAAAGGTAGAATGTTTGGAGACGATTTAAGTAGGGAATATGAATCTTCACATCTCTTTATATTGCCTTCTCTTTATGAAGGATTTCCATTAACAGTTTTAGAGGCTTGGGCTTGTAAATTGCCGGTGTTGGCTACATCTGTTGGAGAGTTATCTTATATTATTAAAGAGGATCATAACGGATGGCTAGTAGATCCTGGAAATTGTCATGAATTGGCAGAAAAACTAAAGTATATATTACAATTATCACAAAAAAAAGTGGATGAAATAGGGTTAAATGGCTATTATTTAGTAAAAAAAGAATATTGTTGGGATATTGTTGTAGATAAGATTATAAGAGTTATAAAAAATGTTGCATAA